Proteins co-encoded in one Streptomyces sp. SLBN-31 genomic window:
- a CDS encoding NAD(P)/FAD-dependent oxidoreductase → MSTTERPRILVVGGGYVGLYAARRILKKMRYGEATVTVVDPRSYMTYQPFLPETAAGNISPRHVVVPLRRVLPKAEVLTGRVTTIDQDRKVATISPLVGEAYELPFDYLVIALGAVSRTFPIPGLAEQGIGMKGIEEAIGLRNHVLEQLDKADSTTDEEIRRKALTFVFVGGGFAGAETIGEVEDMARDAAKYYKNVSREDMRFILVDAADKILPEVGPKLGAYGKEHLESRGVEIYLSTSMDSCVDGHVVLKNGLEVDSNTVVWTAGVKPNPALARYGLPLGPRGHVDCEPTLQVKGTDYIWAAGDNAQVPDLAGRKAGNENAWCPPNAQHALRQAKVLGDNVISGLRGFPQKDYSHANKGAVAGLGLHKGVAMIVMGKMKIKLKGRLAWYMHRGYHGMAMPTFNRKIRVFADWTLGMFLKREVVSLGAMENPREEFYEAAKPVPAAAKQEKTEAKAS, encoded by the coding sequence ATGAGCACCACGGAGCGTCCCAGGATCCTCGTAGTAGGCGGTGGGTACGTAGGCCTGTACGCAGCTCGGCGCATCCTCAAGAAGATGCGCTACGGCGAGGCGACCGTCACGGTCGTCGACCCCCGGTCGTACATGACCTACCAGCCCTTCCTCCCCGAAACCGCAGCCGGCAACATCTCCCCGCGCCACGTCGTCGTCCCGTTGCGACGCGTGCTGCCGAAGGCGGAGGTCCTCACCGGCCGCGTCACCACCATCGACCAGGACCGCAAGGTGGCCACGATCTCCCCGCTGGTCGGTGAGGCGTACGAGCTGCCCTTCGACTACCTGGTGATCGCGCTCGGCGCGGTCTCCCGCACCTTCCCGATCCCCGGCCTCGCCGAACAGGGCATCGGTATGAAGGGCATCGAGGAGGCCATCGGCCTGCGCAACCACGTGCTGGAGCAGCTCGACAAGGCCGACTCCACCACGGACGAGGAGATCCGGCGCAAGGCCCTCACCTTCGTCTTCGTCGGCGGCGGCTTCGCCGGTGCGGAGACCATCGGTGAGGTCGAGGACATGGCCCGCGACGCGGCCAAGTACTACAAGAACGTGTCCCGCGAGGACATGCGCTTCATCCTCGTCGACGCCGCCGACAAGATCCTGCCCGAGGTCGGCCCCAAGCTGGGCGCCTACGGCAAGGAGCACCTGGAGAGCCGCGGCGTGGAGATCTACCTCTCCACCTCGATGGACTCCTGCGTCGACGGCCACGTGGTGCTGAAGAACGGCCTCGAGGTCGACTCCAACACCGTCGTGTGGACCGCCGGTGTGAAGCCCAACCCGGCGCTGGCCCGCTACGGCCTGCCGCTCGGCCCCCGCGGCCACGTGGACTGCGAGCCGACCCTCCAGGTCAAGGGCACCGACTACATCTGGGCCGCCGGCGACAACGCCCAGGTTCCGGACCTCGCCGGCCGCAAGGCGGGCAACGAGAACGCCTGGTGCCCGCCGAACGCCCAGCACGCCCTGCGTCAGGCCAAGGTCCTCGGCGACAACGTGATCTCCGGTCTGCGGGGCTTCCCGCAGAAGGACTACAGCCACGCCAACAAGGGTGCGGTGGCCGGTCTCGGCCTCCACAAGGGCGTCGCGATGATCGTCATGGGCAAGATGAAGATCAAGCTCAAGGGCCGTCTCGCTTGGTACATGCACCGCGGTTACCACGGCATGGCGATGCCGACCTTCAACCGCAAGATCCGCGTCTTCGCCGACTGGACCCTCGGCATGTTCCTCAAGCGCGAGGTCGTCTCCCTGGGCGCCATGGAGAACCCGCGCGAGGAGTTCTACGAGGCCGCCAAGCCCGTCCCGGCGGCCGCGAAGCAGGAGAAGACCGAGGCCAAGGCCTCCTGA